A DNA window from Augochlora pura isolate Apur16 chromosome 9, APUR_v2.2.1, whole genome shotgun sequence contains the following coding sequences:
- the Chpf gene encoding chondroitin polymerizing factor — protein MNPMFKILLSYCWGNMYLIIGLSMGLSLSMMSMTIDMDEYDINADHQMPYSNYPETLDEYEPKININSKPQQAQRVPKTLIRPRYYSTELGIREKLFVGVITSQQHLHSRDIAINKTVAHIVDKIRYFISIPEGTKPNVTLPGIVGFTDTRSILKPFHTMKYIIDNYLENYDYYFLIKDVSYINAKKLVEFVTKISVSQKVHMGVPGNIQNYCSLESGILLSNSVVQELKNNLDWCVKNAYSDSDNVNFGRCVVHSSSMVCSDQTQGQQYQFTQLKPTFLFKENLKDLVENEEFLNSFVIYPIYDHLLIYKFNTYFAAMKSIEIQRQITDIRKSISDTAHLGPSQDYNISWPIGNQPGNRASSRFDILRWTYFNETHMFFETDFSTVHRLKADAKFDIDRIINVTTSKVIGNSRQKLKFKKLLNGYQKFDASRGMDYILDVAFTDTMTGKEIRKRIEVCKPLGKVEILPVPYVTENTRVNILLIVDSSKKQAALNFLEQYAIDCIEKKYKTFLMMALLYNFGTTSKGKGDVFYDIKQYALTLAEKYKKNQSKITWLSIRLPSNITSIDLDPMLNIAVTDLCIRKFSPESLILFAETGTQLRLDYLNRIRMNTISQYQIFSPIPFVEFQPDIVHINDAKHVDTDINRNHGRYDDYNYNNIAFYVRDYNTMRRMIETSIPITHSDRDIPPLLKLSHDLPVTSLYEMFVSFSNVHILRAVEPALKVKYKDIDCNNAYSNMYKLCDQSRIFHLGRRSQLARLVLDYQIYKNNLYQS, from the exons ATGAATCCGATGTTTAAAATACTCTTGTCTTACTGTTGgggaaatatgtatttaataatcggGCTAAGCATGGGCTTAAGCCTCAGCATGATGTCAATGACAATTGATATGGACGAATATGACATTAATGCAGATCACCAAATGCCTTATTCAAATTATCCAGAAACCTTGGATGAATACGAACCAAAGATAAATATCAATAGCAAACCGCAACAGGCGCAAAGAGTACCAAAAACACTGATACGTCCGAGATATTATTCTACAGAGCTTGGaattagagaaaaattatttgtaggGGTAATCACGAGTCAACAACATTTGCATAGTAGAGAtatagcaattaataaaacagtggCCCATATCGTTGACAAAATACGTTACTTCATTTCTATACCAGAAGGAACCAAGCCTAATGTTACCCTTCCTGGTATAGTTGGGTTCACAGACACTAGAAGTATTCTAAAACCATTCCACactatgaaatatataattgacaattatctagaaaattatgattactATTTCTTGATTAAAGATGTAAGTTACATCAATGCCAAGAAATTAGTTGAATTTGTCACCAAGATCAGTGTAAGTCAAAAGGTTCATATGGGTGTACCCGGAaacattcaaaattattgttctttaG AATCAGGAATACTTTTGAGCAATTCAGTGGTGcaagaattaaaaaacaatttggaCTGGTGCGTGAAGAATGCCTATTCTGATTCAGACAATGTTAATTTTGGTCGATGTGTTGTTCACTCTTCATCTATGGTTTGTTCCGATCAGACACAAGGACAACAATACCAATTTACCCAGCTGAAAcccacatttttatttaaagaaaacctTAAGGATCTAGTTGAAAACGAGgagtttttaaattcatttgtgATATACCCAATATATGATCATCTgcttatttacaaatttaacaCTTACTTTGCAGCG ATGAAATCCATTGAGATTCAGAGGCAAATTACCGACATCAGAAAATCGATTTCAGATACAGCACATTTGGGCCCATCGCAggattacaatatttcttgGCCCATTGGCAATCAACCAGGAAACAGAGCATCCAGtcgtttcgatattttacgATGGACATACTTCAATGAAACTCATATGTTCTTTGAAACCGATTTCTCAACTGTGCATAGATTGAAAGCCGATGCAAAGTTTGATATAGACCGAATAATTAACGTAACAACCTCGAAAGTTATCGGTAATTCtcgacaaaaattgaaattcaaaaaattattaaacggtTACCAAAAGTTTGACGCATCTCGAGGAATGGACTACATATTAGACGTAGCGTTCACCGACACAATGACTGgcaaagaaataagaaaacgaATCGAAGTTTGCAAACCTCTTGGTAAAGTTGAAATTCTGCCAGTTCCATATGTGACGGAAAATACAAgagtgaatatattattgattGTTGATTCGTCAAAGAAGCAGGCTGcattaaattttcttgaacAATATGCTATAGACTGCATAGAGAAAAAGTACAAAACATTTTTGATGATG GctcttttatacaattttggtACCACATCGAAAGGCAAAGGGGATGTATTTTATGACATTAAACAATACGCGCTAACGCTGgctgaaaaatacaaaaagaatCAGTCGAAAATAACTTGGCTTTCTATTCGTTTGCCAAGTAATATAACATCCATCGACTTGGATCCAATGTTAAATATTGCTGTCACAGATTTATGTATTCGGAAATTTTCACCTGAGAGTTTGATACTATTCGCTGAGACGGGAACACAACTGCGGTTGGATTATTTAAACAga ATTCGTATGAACACAATCAGTCAGTATCAAATATTCAGTCCGATACCATTTGTGGAGTTTCAACCTGACATAGTTCACATAAATGATGCGAAACACGTTGACACCGACATCAATCGTAATCATGGAAGATacgatgattataattataataatattgcgtTTTACGTCAGAGATTACAATACAA TGCGGAGAATGATCGAGACTAGCATTCCAATAACACACTCCGATAGAGACATTCCACCTCTCTTAAAACTATCCCACGATCTACCTGTTACATCTCTCTACGAAATGTTTGTTTCCTTTAgtaatgtacatatattgaGGGCAGTGGAGCCAGCTTTAAAAGTCAAATATAAAGACATTGACTGTAATAACGCCTACAGTAATATGTACAAACTTTGCGACCAGTCAAGGATTTTCCATTTGGGTCGACGTAGTCAGCTTGCGAGATTGGTATTAGATTAccaaatttataagaataatttatatcagtcataa
- the Ecsit gene encoding evolutionarily conserved signaling intermediate in Toll pathway, mitochondrial — protein MELLIQKFPMFYKIGTHRISKFVQLTLVNYMHNNNNVLYNKNKPNDTASITYPFRMAERKEKQAFLDVVHMYSKETTLRTGQAEFIIHAMKYMDEFGVNKDLEVYKALMDVFPKGHYIPTNKYQIMLYHFPKQQDTALRLLQKMESNQVIPDYEMQEMILNIFGSASIPIRKFWRIMYWLPKFSRLNPWKVPDSTFKNPKELAGYAIQKLSSKDVLSKVTEYRTKDIQDAVDDTWIISTMSKTQQELLAVQPTTKPLYVEGPFMVWIGENSLDYFVLKGDPIKREIVHTSGDDVCNIKIPFWEKLHNRIPVTVHEQEDGVYYAMCLTGTSSKDSLLSWIRCLQKTNPILNHIPVVFKLKSVAERPLYIEENTNATKRIEEKNKNTLKDE, from the exons atggaattattaatacaaaaatttcctatgttctataaaattggAACGCATAGAATATCGAAATTTGTACAATTAACACTTGTAAATTACATgcacaataataacaatgttttatataacaaaaacaaGCCTAACGATACAGCATCTATTACTTATCCTTTCCGTATggcagaaagaaaagagaaacaagCATTTTTAGATGTTGTACATATGTATTCTAAGGAAACTACTTTAAGAACCGGACAAGCAGAATTTATTATCCATGCTATGAAATACATGGACGAATTCGGCGTGAACAAAGATTTGGAAGTTTATAAAGCACTGATGGACGTATTTCCTAAGGGACATTACATACCGACAAATAAGTATCAAATCATGTTGTATCACTTTCCAAAGCAGCAAGATACAGCTCTTAGATTGTTGCAAAAAATGGAAAGTAATCAAGTAATACCTGATTATGAGATGCAGGAAatgattttgaatatttttggttCGGCTAGTATACCCATAAGAAAGTTCTGGCGCATAATGTATTGGTTACCAAAATTTTCGAGATTAAATCCTTGGAAAGTCCCAGATTCTACGTTTAAGAATCCGAAAGAGCTAGCTGGTTAtgctatacaaaaattatctagCAAAGATGTGTTAAGCAAAGTTACAGAATATAGGACAAAGGATATACAGGATGCTGTGGATGATACATGGATTATATCTACAATGAGTAAAACGCAGCAAGAACTGCTTGCTGTACAACCTACCACTAAGCCTTTATATGTTGAAGGACCTTTTATGGTTTGGATTGGAGAGAACTCTTTAGattattttgtattgaaaGGAGATCCAATTAAACGTGAAATTGTACATACTAGTGGGGAtg ATGtctgcaatataaaaattcctttttgGGAGAAGCTACACAATCGTATACCTGTTACTGTACATGAACAAGAAGATGGTGTATATTATGCAATGTGTCTTACCGGCACGTCCTCCAAAGATTCTCTGCTATCTTGGATAAGATGTTTGCAAAAAACGAATCCTATCTTAAATCATATACCCGTTGTGTTCAAACTAAAATCAGTAGCAGAAAGGCCATTGTACATAGAAGAAAATACTAATGCTACTAAaagaatagaagaaaaaaataaaaatacgttaAAAGATGAGTAA
- the LOC144475016 gene encoding uncharacterized protein LOC144475016 isoform X2 — MQRIVIILSRSLHSKENMHISCFTLIHARSSMHLISNYFSKVPKDFLRLVLQSH; from the exons ATGCAGAGGATAGTGATCATATTGTCTAGAAGTTTGCATAGTAAAGAGAACATGCACATTAGTTGCTTTACGCTTATCCACGCAAG GAGCTCCATGCATCTCATCAGCAACTACTTTAGTAAAGTACCTAAGGATTTTCTACGATTGGTACTCCAAAGTCATTGA
- the Eaf gene encoding ELL-associated factor isoform X1, protein MKSVASVSETSFQGIGRDMAERLGLGSEIRELKLGPTFTNNRSTAFHTLKYDFKPASVDVSKVARVDVGTNNTMTVTVPHLDGAGIPHTVFKGSQRPYHKECVLIIDRNTGEITLEKLTANIQVKKTRTEPKSQSHLGVPGTNSSGRPITPVETRRSPTHGRATGRTKVTSGKKREPSVQLPSKQFSPLRVSPYHNKSPPATTINSSPVQSSAAPTLASLPMIGSDMDDCPLMSGSFPTNSSVPPRPSPAVNTQPTIKVPVNTDSDEGALSDSVTSSSSSDSSDSESEMETVPVIPGSNGHMQSMPDNLLTEDLKLSESESDSD, encoded by the exons ATGAAATCGGTTGCCTCCGTCTCCGAGACAAGTTTTCAAGGCATCGGGCGTGACATGGCAGAGCGGCTCGGTTTAGGTTCCGAAATTCGGGAACTGAAGTTGGGACCAACTTTCACCAACAATAGATCCACTGCTTTTCATACCCTGAAAT ATGATTTTAAACCGGCCAGTGTTGATGTTTCCAAAGTGGCTAGAGTCGATGTGGGAACTAATAACACTATGACAGTCACTGTACCTCACTTGGATGGTGCTGGAATTCCTCATACAGTGTTCAAAGGTTCTCAAAGACCTTATCACAAGGAATGCGTTCTTATAATAGACAGAAATACAGGAGAGATTACATTGGAGAAATTGACTGCGAACATACAAGTTAAAAAGACTAG aaCAGAGCCAAAGTCACAGTCACATTTAGGAGTTCCTGGGACAAATAGTAGTGGCAGACCTATAACTCCGGTAGAAACCAGGAGAAGCCCCACCCATGGTAGGGCAACTGGAAGAACAAAAGTTACAAgtggaaagaaaagagaaccTAGCGTTCAGTTGCCTTCAAAACAATTCAGTCCTCTTAGAGTTTCTCCCTATCATAACAAAAGTCCACCTGCTACTACAATTAATAG TTCACCAGTGCAATCATCTGCTGCACCAACCTTGGCTAGTTTGCCAATGATTGGCTCTGATATGGATGACTGCCCACTGATGTCCGGGTCATTCCCTACAAATTCTTCTGTACCTCCACGACCGTCTCCTGCTGTGAATACTCAACCAACTATAAAAGTTCCAGTAAATACAGACAGTGATGAGGGTGCTCTTAGTGATTCTGTTACAAGTAGTTCAAGCTCAGATAGTTCGGATAGCGAATCTGAAATGGAAACTGTTCCAGTGATACCAGGTAGTAATG gaCATATGCAAAGTATGCCAGATAACCTTTTAACTGAGGACTTGAAGCTATCGGAATCAGAGTCTGACAGTGATTAG
- the LOC144475011 gene encoding alanine--glyoxylate aminotransferase 2, mitochondrial isoform X1 — MSVNNVAKMYANVLYKKSNSKHFNEFTKQIRSLATNTMDSLKMPDCKYIPSSYMGLDYEEIKRAHESVVSPSLKPFYKEPLIIHEGQKQWLWDHCGKRYLDMFGGVATISVGHSHPKIVEAITEQTTKLNHVSSAYMQPRLHEYVKKLTKKFPEKLKVVYLTNSGSEANELAFLMARVHTRNHNVISLKNGYHGATYGTIASTAISTWKYPFVVQPPGYLHVTYPDVYRGQWGGSKCRDSLVQANRHCDCNNDECEASEKYFNEFEDTFCFSLSRAQGIAAFVAESIQGVGGAVQYPKGFLQRVYNYVRNKGGICIADEVQTGFGRTGEHFWGFEGHGVLPDIVTLAKGMGNGFPLGAVVTTTEIANSLNAALHFNTFGGNPVACAVGTTVLDIIEEEGLQENAHVVGMHLINRLNSFLSEFPNIVGDVRGKGLIIGIELISNPETKQPLENEHMTEIFEDIKNMGVLVGKGGLYANVLRLKPPLCVTKQDADFTFNVIKKVLERHQLKHFKV, encoded by the exons ATGTCGGTAAACAATGTCGCCAAAATGTATGCAAATGTTCTCTATAAAAAATCAAACAGTAAGCATTTTAATG aGTTTACTAAACAAATAAGATCTTTGGCAACTAATACAATGGATTCTTTAAAAATGCCAGACTGTAAATACATACCTTCAAGTTATATG GGTTTAGATTATGAAGAGATAAAAAGAGCACACGAGTCAGTGGTGTCTCCTTCTTTAAAACCATTTTATAAGGAACCCTTAATTATTCATGAGGGTCAAAAACAATGGTTGTGGGATCATTGTGGGAAACGTTATTTGGATATGTTTGGTGGTGTTGCCACAATATCTGTTGGACATTCTCATCC gAAAATAGTTGAAGCTATAACTGAACAAACAACAAAGTTAAACCACGTATCCTCCGCATATATGCAACCTCGTTTACATGAATATGTGAagaaattaactaaaaaatttcCAGAAAAGCTAAAAGtagtttatttaacaaatagtGGTTCGGAGGCGAATGAATTAGCATTCTTAATGGCTAGAGTTCATACGCGTAATCATAATgtcatttcattgaaaaacgGCTATCATGGAGCAACTTATGGGACGATAGCATCCACTGCTATAAGTACTTGGAAGTACCCATTTGTTGTACAACCACCCGGATATTTGCAT GTAACATATCCAGATGTGTATAGAGGCCAGTGGGGTGGTTCAAAATGCAGGGACTCGTTGGTGCAAGCAAATAGGCACTGTGATTGCAACAATGACGAGTGTGAAGCATCTGAGaagtattttaatgaatttgaGGATACATTTTGTTTTAGTTTATCCCGTGCACAGGGCATAGCTGCATTTGTAGCTGAGAGTATTCAG GGAGTTGGAGGAGCAGTACAATATCCTAAAGGTTTTCTTCAAAGGGTGTACAATTATGTCCGCAACAAAGGCGGTATTTGTATAGCAGATGAAGTTCAAACTGGATTTGGTAGAACTGGTGAACATTTTTGGGGCTTTGAAGGTCATGGGGTGTTGCCGGATATAGTAACACTAGCGAAAGGTATGGGAAATGGATTTCCTCTTGGCGCGGTAGTCACTACCACCGAAATAGCCAATAGTCTAAATGCTGCATTgcattttaatacttttggTGGAAATCCGGTTGCATGTGCTGTGGGAACGACAGTGCTTGAC aTCATCGAAGAAGAGGGACTTCAAGAAAATGCGCATGTCGTTGGCATGCACTTGATCAATCGTTTGAATTCTTTTCTATCGGAATTCCCAAATATTGTAGGCGATGTTAGAGGTAAAGGTCTAATAATCGgcatagaattaatttcaaatccGGAAACGAAACAACCATTAGAAAACGAACATATGACCGAGATTTTCGAAGACATAAAAAATATGGGTGTCCTTGTTGGCAAAGGAGGATTATATGCAAAC GTATTGAGATTAAAACCACCTCTGTGCGTGACCAAACAGGATGCGGACTTCACTTTCAACGTGATTAAGAAGGTGTTAGAAAGACATCAactgaaacattttaaagtataa
- the LOC144475011 gene encoding alanine--glyoxylate aminotransferase 2, mitochondrial isoform X2, which produces MSVNNVAKMYANVLYKKSNKFTKQIRSLATNTMDSLKMPDCKYIPSSYMGLDYEEIKRAHESVVSPSLKPFYKEPLIIHEGQKQWLWDHCGKRYLDMFGGVATISVGHSHPKIVEAITEQTTKLNHVSSAYMQPRLHEYVKKLTKKFPEKLKVVYLTNSGSEANELAFLMARVHTRNHNVISLKNGYHGATYGTIASTAISTWKYPFVVQPPGYLHVTYPDVYRGQWGGSKCRDSLVQANRHCDCNNDECEASEKYFNEFEDTFCFSLSRAQGIAAFVAESIQGVGGAVQYPKGFLQRVYNYVRNKGGICIADEVQTGFGRTGEHFWGFEGHGVLPDIVTLAKGMGNGFPLGAVVTTTEIANSLNAALHFNTFGGNPVACAVGTTVLDIIEEEGLQENAHVVGMHLINRLNSFLSEFPNIVGDVRGKGLIIGIELISNPETKQPLENEHMTEIFEDIKNMGVLVGKGGLYANVLRLKPPLCVTKQDADFTFNVIKKVLERHQLKHFKV; this is translated from the exons ATGTCGGTAAACAATGTCGCCAAAATGTATGCAAATGTTCTCTATAAAAAATCAAACA aGTTTACTAAACAAATAAGATCTTTGGCAACTAATACAATGGATTCTTTAAAAATGCCAGACTGTAAATACATACCTTCAAGTTATATG GGTTTAGATTATGAAGAGATAAAAAGAGCACACGAGTCAGTGGTGTCTCCTTCTTTAAAACCATTTTATAAGGAACCCTTAATTATTCATGAGGGTCAAAAACAATGGTTGTGGGATCATTGTGGGAAACGTTATTTGGATATGTTTGGTGGTGTTGCCACAATATCTGTTGGACATTCTCATCC gAAAATAGTTGAAGCTATAACTGAACAAACAACAAAGTTAAACCACGTATCCTCCGCATATATGCAACCTCGTTTACATGAATATGTGAagaaattaactaaaaaatttcCAGAAAAGCTAAAAGtagtttatttaacaaatagtGGTTCGGAGGCGAATGAATTAGCATTCTTAATGGCTAGAGTTCATACGCGTAATCATAATgtcatttcattgaaaaacgGCTATCATGGAGCAACTTATGGGACGATAGCATCCACTGCTATAAGTACTTGGAAGTACCCATTTGTTGTACAACCACCCGGATATTTGCAT GTAACATATCCAGATGTGTATAGAGGCCAGTGGGGTGGTTCAAAATGCAGGGACTCGTTGGTGCAAGCAAATAGGCACTGTGATTGCAACAATGACGAGTGTGAAGCATCTGAGaagtattttaatgaatttgaGGATACATTTTGTTTTAGTTTATCCCGTGCACAGGGCATAGCTGCATTTGTAGCTGAGAGTATTCAG GGAGTTGGAGGAGCAGTACAATATCCTAAAGGTTTTCTTCAAAGGGTGTACAATTATGTCCGCAACAAAGGCGGTATTTGTATAGCAGATGAAGTTCAAACTGGATTTGGTAGAACTGGTGAACATTTTTGGGGCTTTGAAGGTCATGGGGTGTTGCCGGATATAGTAACACTAGCGAAAGGTATGGGAAATGGATTTCCTCTTGGCGCGGTAGTCACTACCACCGAAATAGCCAATAGTCTAAATGCTGCATTgcattttaatacttttggTGGAAATCCGGTTGCATGTGCTGTGGGAACGACAGTGCTTGAC aTCATCGAAGAAGAGGGACTTCAAGAAAATGCGCATGTCGTTGGCATGCACTTGATCAATCGTTTGAATTCTTTTCTATCGGAATTCCCAAATATTGTAGGCGATGTTAGAGGTAAAGGTCTAATAATCGgcatagaattaatttcaaatccGGAAACGAAACAACCATTAGAAAACGAACATATGACCGAGATTTTCGAAGACATAAAAAATATGGGTGTCCTTGTTGGCAAAGGAGGATTATATGCAAAC GTATTGAGATTAAAACCACCTCTGTGCGTGACCAAACAGGATGCGGACTTCACTTTCAACGTGATTAAGAAGGTGTTAGAAAGACATCAactgaaacattttaaagtataa
- the Eaf gene encoding ELL-associated factor isoform X2: MKSVASVSETSFQGIGRDMAERLGLGSEIRELKLGPTFTNNRSTAFHTLKYDFKPASVDVSKVARVDVGTNNTMTVTVPHLDGAGIPHTVFKGSQRPYHKECVLIIDRNTGEITLEKLTANIQVKKTRTEPKSQSHLGVPGTNSSGRPITPVETRRSPTHGRATGRTKVTSGKKREPSVQLPSKQFSPLRVSPYHNKSPPATTINSSPVQSSAAPTLASLPMIGSDMDDCPLMSGSFPTNSSVPPRPSPAVNTQPTIKVPVNTDSDEGALSDSVTSSSSSDSSDSESEMETVPVIPGHMQSMPDNLLTEDLKLSESESDSD; this comes from the exons ATGAAATCGGTTGCCTCCGTCTCCGAGACAAGTTTTCAAGGCATCGGGCGTGACATGGCAGAGCGGCTCGGTTTAGGTTCCGAAATTCGGGAACTGAAGTTGGGACCAACTTTCACCAACAATAGATCCACTGCTTTTCATACCCTGAAAT ATGATTTTAAACCGGCCAGTGTTGATGTTTCCAAAGTGGCTAGAGTCGATGTGGGAACTAATAACACTATGACAGTCACTGTACCTCACTTGGATGGTGCTGGAATTCCTCATACAGTGTTCAAAGGTTCTCAAAGACCTTATCACAAGGAATGCGTTCTTATAATAGACAGAAATACAGGAGAGATTACATTGGAGAAATTGACTGCGAACATACAAGTTAAAAAGACTAG aaCAGAGCCAAAGTCACAGTCACATTTAGGAGTTCCTGGGACAAATAGTAGTGGCAGACCTATAACTCCGGTAGAAACCAGGAGAAGCCCCACCCATGGTAGGGCAACTGGAAGAACAAAAGTTACAAgtggaaagaaaagagaaccTAGCGTTCAGTTGCCTTCAAAACAATTCAGTCCTCTTAGAGTTTCTCCCTATCATAACAAAAGTCCACCTGCTACTACAATTAATAG TTCACCAGTGCAATCATCTGCTGCACCAACCTTGGCTAGTTTGCCAATGATTGGCTCTGATATGGATGACTGCCCACTGATGTCCGGGTCATTCCCTACAAATTCTTCTGTACCTCCACGACCGTCTCCTGCTGTGAATACTCAACCAACTATAAAAGTTCCAGTAAATACAGACAGTGATGAGGGTGCTCTTAGTGATTCTGTTACAAGTAGTTCAAGCTCAGATAGTTCGGATAGCGAATCTGAAATGGAAACTGTTCCAGTGATACCAG gaCATATGCAAAGTATGCCAGATAACCTTTTAACTGAGGACTTGAAGCTATCGGAATCAGAGTCTGACAGTGATTAG
- the LOC144475016 gene encoding uncharacterized protein LOC144475016 isoform X1 yields MVCPSGVIAHLAKLIVTIGCIYTISNPYSKASVWSLRAFQTLLSHSVIGILRFGAPCISSATTLVKYLRIFYDWYSKVIDVAPLALFTAGILSGYGINETVWLIVLSFGVLPIFFQLQTKRKERQIRRHQLLQNIASTLQLLMITLVGLQNSNYNVISLVASFVFERFFIDEFCYYYDIPSTDLTQYSLCFIEIFMVLTLNEL; encoded by the exons ATGGTTTGTCCCAGTGGTGTTATAGCTCACCTTGCCAAATTAATTGTGACAATTGGTTGCATATACACTATCAGCAACCCGTATAGTAAAGCAAGTGTCTGGTCACTTCGTGCCTTCCAAACTCTACTTTCACACTCCGTCATAGGGATTCTTAGGTTTG GAGCTCCATGCATCTCATCAGCAACTACTTTAGTAAAGTACCTAAGGATTTTCTACGATTGGTACTCCAAAGTCATTGATGTTGCACCTTTGGCACTGTTTACCGCTGGTATCCTAAGCGGATATGGGATTAACGAAACGGTTTGGCTCATAGTACTTTCCTTTGGCGTTTtaccaatatttttccagCTGCAGACAAAACGAAAAGAAAGGCAAATAAGGAGGCATCAgttgttacaaaatattgcTTCCACGTTACAGCTGTTAATGATTACCTTGGTAGGCTTGCAAAATAGTAATTACAATGTTATCAGTCTGGTTGCTTCCTTcgttttcgaacgatttttcatcGACGAGTTTTGCTACTATTACGATATTCCAAGTACCGATTTAACCCAATATTCTCTTtgtttcatagaaatttttatggtaTTGACCCTGAATGAACTgtga